One Sphingobacteruim zhuxiongii DNA window includes the following coding sequences:
- the feoB gene encoding ferrous iron transport protein B, giving the protein MANPTIILLGNPNVGKTSLFNRLTKLNQKVGNYPGITVEKREGTLSANGKKYHIVDLPGTYTLFPSSLDEEIVFNVLSDKNNPLYPDLTLVVAEPSTIKRSIILYQQARELGVPAVFVLNMIDELEEKGMQIDFNKLEAYLQAKVYKTNARTGKGIDELIKGLDQKVGHYFGNYQIPDAYQAAMDEARALFPLATEYLTWQYLAQEHISNLPKETQDKLANIRNRYGLNAHDLQKQESLTRHDKTSGDLDSFILKTENHKLDSTNKIDRFLLHPVFGYIIFFGLLFLIFQAIYSWSGPLMDWIDGAFGDLTAYLDDKLPDGPLSSLFIYGIVAGIGGIVIFVPQIVILFLFLSIMEESGYMSRVVFLMDRWLKPFGLNGKSVIPLMSGVACAIPAVMSARNIENPKERLLTMLVTPFMTCSARLPIYIVIIGLVIPDEKFLGFNMQGIALFAMYILGIIGALFSALILNKIIKSVRSSFLIFELPTYKMPDWKNVATNVWDKASGFLVDAGKIILLISIVLWVLGNFGPNDKFYKAEDYVVQTSPNLEGDELAKAVSSYQLEHSFLGYIGMGIEPIVRPLGYDWKMGIGLISSFAAREVFVGTMAVVYSLGDDVDIEDDDQKNTLLSKMRSEINANTGQPAYNMASGISLLLFYAFAMQCMATIAVVRKETGSWRWTLIQTLFMTGLAYLAALIAYQTLK; this is encoded by the coding sequence ATGGCAAACCCAACAATCATTCTATTAGGGAATCCTAATGTTGGAAAAACATCCCTATTCAACAGACTTACGAAATTAAACCAAAAAGTAGGTAACTACCCTGGTATCACTGTCGAGAAGCGCGAAGGAACGCTTAGTGCGAACGGCAAAAAGTACCATATAGTTGATCTTCCAGGTACTTATACACTATTTCCTAGCTCATTAGACGAAGAGATAGTATTTAATGTTTTAAGCGACAAAAACAACCCACTATATCCAGATCTAACACTGGTTGTCGCAGAACCTTCCACGATTAAACGATCCATTATTCTTTACCAACAAGCTCGTGAACTTGGTGTTCCAGCGGTCTTTGTATTGAACATGATCGACGAACTTGAAGAGAAGGGCATGCAGATCGATTTCAATAAGCTCGAAGCCTATCTGCAAGCAAAGGTCTACAAGACCAATGCGCGAACAGGAAAAGGAATCGATGAACTCATCAAAGGCTTGGATCAAAAAGTTGGTCATTATTTCGGTAATTACCAGATCCCCGATGCATATCAAGCAGCAATGGATGAGGCAAGAGCATTGTTCCCTTTAGCAACGGAATACCTGACCTGGCAATACCTTGCTCAGGAACATATCAGTAACCTGCCTAAAGAAACGCAAGATAAATTAGCGAATATCAGAAATCGATATGGACTAAATGCGCATGATTTACAAAAACAAGAATCACTTACTCGACATGATAAAACAAGTGGGGACTTAGATTCTTTCATCTTAAAGACTGAAAACCATAAATTAGACAGCACCAATAAAATCGATAGGTTTTTACTGCATCCCGTATTCGGATATATCATTTTCTTTGGTCTATTATTTCTAATCTTTCAGGCGATTTATTCTTGGTCCGGTCCTTTGATGGATTGGATTGATGGCGCTTTCGGTGATTTAACGGCTTATTTGGACGACAAGTTACCAGACGGACCGCTTTCTTCACTTTTCATCTACGGAATTGTGGCGGGTATTGGTGGAATTGTAATATTCGTTCCACAGATTGTTATTCTTTTTCTATTCCTTTCTATTATGGAAGAATCAGGCTATATGAGTCGGGTTGTTTTTCTTATGGATAGATGGTTGAAGCCGTTCGGGCTGAATGGAAAATCAGTAATACCATTGATGTCTGGCGTAGCTTGTGCTATACCTGCTGTCATGTCTGCGAGAAACATTGAGAACCCGAAAGAACGACTTCTAACGATGTTAGTAACGCCATTTATGACTTGTTCTGCGCGCTTACCAATCTATATTGTTATTATCGGTTTAGTGATTCCTGATGAGAAATTCTTAGGATTCAATATGCAAGGTATTGCGCTTTTTGCTATGTACATATTAGGTATTATAGGCGCCCTTTTCTCCGCTCTGATACTCAATAAAATTATTAAAAGCGTCCGTTCTTCATTTTTGATTTTCGAATTGCCGACCTATAAAATGCCAGATTGGAAAAACGTGGCTACTAACGTTTGGGATAAGGCATCAGGCTTCCTTGTTGATGCTGGTAAAATTATTCTATTAATTTCAATCGTACTTTGGGTATTAGGTAATTTCGGCCCTAACGATAAGTTTTACAAAGCGGAAGATTATGTCGTGCAAACTAGTCCAAATCTAGAAGGAGACGAGCTTGCTAAGGCTGTTTCATCGTACCAACTGGAGCATTCTTTCTTAGGATATATCGGCATGGGAATCGAACCTATTGTACGCCCCTTAGGTTACGATTGGAAGATGGGTATCGGTTTAATCTCATCGTTTGCTGCAAGAGAGGTATTTGTAGGAACTATGGCTGTTGTATACAGTCTCGGGGATGATGTAGATATTGAAGATGACGATCAAAAGAACACGCTTCTATCAAAAATGCGTTCTGAAATCAATGCAAATACCGGACAGCCAGCCTATAATATGGCTTCAGGAATATCGTTATTATTATTTTACGCCTTCGCAATGCAATGTATGGCGACTATAGCAGTTGTCCGTAAGGAAACTGGCTCATGGCGCTGGACGCTGATACAAACCCTATTTATGACGGGTCTTGCTTACCTAGCGGCATTGATTGCGTATCAAACATTAAAGTAA
- a CDS encoding SRPBCC family protein yields the protein MTPKFLRNKYFHALVMPLVYALLMRLLFDLSNFSSLFVLMSISFLFLVPFVMGALTIYFSPIEQTRKNAYTLLAPYIPLTLFAIMTMILKLEGWACWMMAFPIFMIFSSIGGLVGKSFQKKHDTILVSLLVLLPLFSAPIESWIGSHKQTFKAYNYIDIEAPADKIWSLVTRVSKIKEEEDTGWLNKALGFPRPVEAELNYEGVGAYRKAIFTNGLVFHETVTHYAHQKSMSFSIKANPYEIPSTTLDEHVVVGGNFFDVLNGTYELEKLADDKYRLHLYSHFTLDTTFNFYAGIWARWIMQDIQRNILKVEKRRAEQS from the coding sequence ATGACTCCAAAATTTCTGAGAAACAAATATTTCCACGCCTTAGTGATGCCGCTAGTCTACGCCTTGCTAATGCGATTGTTGTTCGATCTATCGAATTTCTCATCCTTGTTTGTATTAATGTCGATAAGTTTTCTGTTCCTTGTCCCTTTTGTTATGGGCGCACTAACTATCTATTTCTCCCCGATTGAACAAACGAGAAAGAATGCATATACCCTACTTGCTCCGTACATTCCTTTAACCTTGTTCGCTATAATGACCATGATTTTGAAACTCGAAGGCTGGGCATGTTGGATGATGGCATTCCCAATCTTTATGATTTTTAGTTCAATTGGTGGACTGGTTGGAAAAAGCTTCCAGAAGAAACACGATACAATACTCGTATCGCTCCTAGTTCTACTTCCATTATTTTCTGCTCCCATTGAATCTTGGATTGGTAGTCATAAACAAACGTTTAAAGCGTATAATTACATTGATATTGAAGCTCCGGCGGATAAGATTTGGAGTTTAGTGACTCGTGTATCTAAAATTAAAGAAGAGGAAGACACAGGTTGGTTGAATAAAGCCTTAGGATTTCCGCGTCCAGTCGAGGCTGAACTTAACTACGAGGGTGTAGGAGCCTATCGCAAAGCAATATTCACAAATGGTTTAGTCTTTCATGAGACCGTAACACATTATGCGCATCAGAAAAGCATGAGCTTTAGCATCAAGGCAAATCCTTATGAAATTCCATCCACAACATTAGATGAACACGTTGTCGTTGGTGGTAATTTCTTCGATGTTCTGAATGGGACTTATGAGCTCGAGAAATTAGCCGATGATAAATATAGACTTCATCTTTATAGTCATTTTACCCTTGATACGACCTTTAACTTCTACGCTGGCATATGGGCAAGATGGATTATGCAGGATATTCAAAGAAATATTTTGAAAGTCGAAAAAAGAAGAGCAGAACAAAGTTAG
- a CDS encoding FeoB-associated Cys-rich membrane protein → MALDADTNPIYDGSCLPSGIDCVSNIKVMETSLIIQYIIIFLLFIGALYFIFRSFFPGKSKKNTAGCGKGCGCNLDV, encoded by the coding sequence ATGGCGCTGGACGCTGATACAAACCCTATTTATGACGGGTCTTGCTTACCTAGCGGCATTGATTGCGTATCAAACATTAAAGTAATGGAAACTAGTTTAATCATCCAGTACATCATTATCTTTCTCTTATTTATAGGGGCCTTATACTTTATTTTTCGTTCATTTTTCCCTGGAAAATCAAAGAAAAATACTGCTGGTTGTGGTAAAGGGTGTGGTTGTAATCTGGATGTATAG
- the rplU gene encoding 50S ribosomal protein L21 gives MYAIVNIAGQQFKVAKDQFLFVHRLQGEEGASIEFDNVLLAEDGGKFTVGTPSISGAKVSATILSHLKGEKVIVFKKKRRKGYKKKNGHRQQFTKIQITGISL, from the coding sequence ATGTACGCAATAGTAAATATAGCAGGACAGCAATTTAAAGTTGCTAAAGACCAATTCCTTTTTGTACACCGTTTACAAGGAGAAGAAGGCGCTAGTATTGAATTTGACAATGTATTGTTAGCAGAGGACGGTGGTAAATTTACTGTAGGTACGCCAAGTATCTCAGGTGCTAAAGTTTCAGCTACGATTTTGTCTCATTTAAAAGGTGAAAAAGTAATCGTTTTCAAGAAAAAACGTCGTAAAGGCTACAAAAAGAAAAACGGTCACCGTCAACAATTCACTAAAATCCAGATCACTGGTATCAGTTTATAA
- a CDS encoding ZIP family metal transporter has protein sequence MSSFLIVSILFLSALISGIAVFFVKKDNTQLLKLILSFSGAYLFAITVLHLIPEVYHSGQTSGEVIGLYILGGFLFQLVLEHFSQGIEHGHIHQHEHKFPVGILISLCLHAFLEGFPLASGHRNELVFGIAIHHIPAAFALGSLLINTKLSKQTISMFIAVFAAMTPLGFLISKGLSQGDIGDMSQYFDKMMAVVIGIFLHISTTILFESGSADHHTFNKKKMAAVLLGVLVSLTNFLFPHEHEHHNHGPAQEQHDHTEDGHDHNHDHEGHDHNH, from the coding sequence ATGAGTAGTTTCCTAATTGTATCCATTCTATTTCTCTCTGCTTTAATTAGCGGAATTGCTGTATTCTTTGTAAAAAAAGACAACACACAACTTCTAAAACTAATTTTATCGTTTAGTGGTGCCTATCTCTTTGCAATTACCGTTCTCCACTTAATCCCAGAAGTGTACCATAGCGGACAAACCTCTGGAGAAGTAATCGGACTATATATACTTGGGGGATTTCTTTTCCAACTTGTACTTGAACATTTTTCACAAGGTATTGAACACGGACACATACATCAACACGAACATAAGTTTCCTGTTGGAATTTTAATCAGTTTATGCTTACACGCGTTCCTAGAGGGATTTCCTCTTGCGTCAGGGCACAGAAATGAATTGGTTTTTGGGATCGCGATTCACCATATTCCGGCAGCGTTCGCCTTAGGAAGTTTATTGATTAATACGAAATTATCGAAACAAACAATCTCCATGTTCATCGCTGTATTTGCAGCAATGACACCACTAGGCTTTCTAATAAGCAAAGGCCTATCTCAAGGTGATATCGGTGATATGTCGCAGTATTTTGATAAAATGATGGCCGTAGTAATTGGTATATTCTTACATATTTCTACCACCATTCTATTTGAATCAGGTTCTGCAGATCACCACACCTTCAACAAAAAGAAAATGGCAGCCGTGTTATTAGGCGTATTGGTTTCTCTAACCAATTTCCTATTCCCTCATGAGCATGAACACCATAATCATGGTCCTGCTCAGGAGCAACACGACCACACTGAAGATGGCCATGATCATAATCATGATCATGAAGGACATGACCACAATCATTAA
- a CDS encoding FeoA family protein, whose product MQDVISLDKLNIGDRVKINEIQSLEIPAKYYELGFYPGSLVEVKHKAPLNGPICVNIIENNALIAIRKSEAKLIVAERI is encoded by the coding sequence ATGCAAGATGTGATTAGCCTGGACAAGCTAAATATTGGAGATAGAGTTAAAATCAACGAAATACAATCCCTAGAAATACCCGCGAAATATTATGAACTCGGATTCTACCCCGGTTCATTAGTTGAAGTAAAACATAAAGCGCCTTTGAACGGCCCTATATGTGTTAATATCATCGAAAACAACGCACTAATCGCAATCCGAAAATCTGAAGCAAAACTTATCGTCGCAGAAAGAATCTAA
- a CDS encoding lysoplasmalogenase encodes MATKPLICVVLIAYLFQATRLKSTFQKLVAVGLAFGLIGDIFLMLPNKFLFGLGAFLIGHICYVVAFYKQVYFIQLNKHKIRLLIALILSLYSYNFYNLLSPSLGIEKYPVILYIFVIAMMGYFAFLRKYQTNLWSFLAIMIGAVLFIISDSILAANKFVAYIANSGLIIMGTYMLAQYGITLGTVLDNSRKAIPSSIK; translated from the coding sequence ATGGCAACAAAACCATTAATCTGTGTTGTTCTGATTGCGTACCTATTCCAGGCGACCAGATTAAAAAGTACTTTTCAAAAGCTTGTTGCCGTAGGGCTAGCATTTGGGTTAATTGGCGATATCTTTCTAATGCTTCCAAACAAATTCTTATTTGGTTTAGGAGCCTTTCTTATCGGACATATTTGTTATGTAGTTGCATTTTATAAACAGGTCTACTTTATCCAATTAAATAAACATAAGATACGCCTTTTAATTGCCCTCATATTATCGCTGTATTCATACAATTTTTACAACCTGCTATCGCCTAGTTTAGGTATTGAAAAATACCCAGTCATACTTTATATCTTCGTCATTGCTATGATGGGCTACTTTGCATTCTTAAGAAAATATCAAACCAATTTGTGGAGTTTCTTAGCCATTATGATTGGAGCGGTACTCTTTATAATCTCTGATTCTATCTTGGCTGCTAATAAGTTTGTTGCCTATATCGCTAATTCAGGATTAATCATCATGGGTACCTACATGCTTGCTCAGTATGGAATAACCCTTGGAACAGTCCTAGACAACAGTAGAAAAGCTATCCCATCTTCGATTAAATAG
- the glmM gene encoding phosphoglucosamine mutase, translating into MALIKSISGIRGTIGGRPGDNLTPVDIVKFTAAYGKIVTEGADNKTIVVGRDARVSGEMVANLVIGTLQSIGIDVIDLGLSTTPTVEIAVPKLQAAGGIILTASHNPGQWNALKLLNNKGEFIDDAKGKEVLELGESLNFDFSPVEELGKVTKDDSFLQKHIEDVLELEFVDVAAIKQANFKVAVDAVNSTGGVFIPELLKALGVETVYKIHCEPNGLFPHNPEPLKEHLTDLSKAVLDNKADLGIAVDPDVDRLVFMMEDGELFGEEYTLVAVSDFILTHKKGNTVSNLSSTRALRDVTLKHGGEYFAAAVGEVNVVTKMKEVDAVMGGEGNGGVIYPASHYGRDALVGVALFLTHLAKLGKKVSEYRSELPQYFMSKNKITLTPGLDIDNLLEKMQEKYAHEQHSTIDGLKIDFANEWVHLRKSNTEPIIRIYSEGHTPEAAEAIAQKIMNEIQEIVG; encoded by the coding sequence ATGGCATTAATAAAATCTATTTCTGGTATTCGTGGAACAATCGGTGGACGACCTGGTGATAATTTAACACCTGTTGACATTGTGAAATTCACGGCTGCGTATGGTAAAATCGTTACGGAAGGTGCTGACAACAAAACTATTGTTGTTGGACGTGATGCTCGTGTTTCGGGCGAGATGGTTGCTAATCTAGTAATTGGTACACTACAAAGTATAGGTATCGATGTTATCGATTTAGGACTTTCGACAACACCGACGGTAGAGATTGCCGTTCCCAAATTACAAGCCGCAGGTGGTATTATCTTGACAGCTTCGCATAATCCTGGTCAATGGAATGCTTTAAAGTTGTTAAACAATAAAGGTGAGTTTATCGATGATGCTAAAGGGAAAGAGGTTCTAGAATTGGGCGAAAGCTTAAACTTTGATTTTTCTCCCGTGGAGGAATTAGGTAAAGTAACTAAGGATGATTCTTTTTTACAGAAACATATTGAAGATGTTCTAGAGCTTGAATTCGTAGATGTAGCTGCTATTAAGCAAGCGAATTTTAAAGTTGCTGTAGATGCTGTAAATAGTACTGGTGGAGTTTTTATACCTGAGCTTCTAAAGGCATTGGGTGTTGAAACGGTCTATAAAATTCACTGCGAGCCCAACGGATTATTCCCACATAATCCAGAACCATTAAAAGAACACCTAACGGATCTTTCGAAAGCTGTATTGGATAATAAGGCTGATTTAGGGATTGCGGTAGATCCAGATGTTGATCGCTTAGTTTTCATGATGGAAGATGGCGAATTATTTGGTGAAGAATATACTTTAGTTGCTGTTTCTGATTTTATCTTAACACATAAAAAAGGTAATACGGTTTCTAATCTTTCTTCAACTCGTGCGTTGCGCGACGTTACTTTGAAACACGGTGGTGAATATTTCGCTGCTGCTGTTGGCGAGGTGAACGTAGTGACGAAGATGAAAGAAGTAGATGCGGTTATGGGTGGCGAAGGAAATGGAGGCGTAATTTATCCTGCCTCACATTACGGTCGTGACGCCCTAGTAGGTGTAGCCTTATTCTTAACGCATTTAGCCAAGTTAGGGAAGAAGGTTTCTGAGTATAGATCTGAACTTCCGCAGTATTTCATGTCGAAAAATAAAATTACGCTTACTCCTGGATTAGATATTGACAATCTATTGGAAAAAATGCAAGAAAAATACGCACATGAGCAGCATTCGACCATCGATGGATTAAAGATTGATTTTGCGAATGAATGGGTTCACTTACGTAAATCAAATACAGAACCGATCATCCGTATTTATTCTGAGGGTCATACGCCAGAAGCTGCAGAAGCTATCGCTCAAAAAATTATGAATGAAATTCAAGAGATTGTTGGTTAA
- a CDS encoding MarR family winged helix-turn-helix transcriptional regulator gives MPKIEELVKVRKFASAWHRATINIIYSNNWLNVVLEKRAGAKQLTLQQFNVLRVLRGQYPNPVTNNLLKERLLTKTPDISRLVDRIVTKGLVTREKNSIDKRAVDLVITQKGLNLLEEIESSMMLDDLLPNHITEKECLLLSELLDKFRGPSNEEISEV, from the coding sequence ATGCCAAAGATTGAAGAGCTAGTAAAGGTCAGAAAATTTGCTAGTGCTTGGCATCGCGCGACCATTAACATCATTTACAGTAACAACTGGCTGAATGTGGTATTGGAGAAGAGAGCCGGTGCGAAGCAGCTGACGTTACAACAGTTTAATGTACTTCGGGTATTGAGGGGACAATATCCAAATCCAGTAACCAACAATTTACTTAAAGAGCGATTGCTAACTAAAACGCCTGATATTAGTCGTTTAGTCGATCGCATAGTAACCAAAGGGTTGGTTACTAGAGAAAAAAACAGCATCGATAAGCGTGCTGTTGATCTAGTTATTACGCAGAAAGGATTAAATCTACTCGAAGAAATCGAAAGCTCAATGATGCTCGACGACCTGTTACCTAATCACATCACTGAAAAAGAATGTCTTCTACTAAGTGAGTTATTAGATAAATTTAGAGGACCAAGCAACGAAGAGATTTCAGAAGTCTAG
- a CDS encoding amino acid permease, with protein MQENQEKELKRGLSNRHIQLIALGGAIGTGLFLGVGQAAILAGPSVILGYAIAGLVAFFIMRQLGEMVVEEPISGSFSSFANKYWGPFAGFASGWNYWILYILVSMAELTAIGKYVQFWWPEIPLWASSLFFFFIINAINLASVKVYGETEFWFSIIKVLAIIAMIIFGSYLLLSGNGGDRASVANLYNDGGFLPKGWLALDGAGGYQGLLAALVIIMFSFGGLELVGITAAEAENPEKNIPKATNQVLWRILVFYVGALFILFSLMPWRSISADTSPFVEVFATLKGFEFHLFGKTFYFTTIIANALNVIVLTAALSVYNSCVYSNSRMLYGLAEQGNAPKFLKKLNKNHSPVNAILVSAGIVAITVVINKVIPKEALGILMSLVVSALIINWIMITLTHMFFRKKKDQQGIKTKFPTILYPISNYFSLVFLVGVLVMMWFTGLKISVELIPLWLILLFISYKLVEKNKKKTLET; from the coding sequence GTGCAGGAAAATCAAGAAAAAGAACTTAAAAGAGGATTAAGCAATCGTCACATTCAGCTTATTGCTTTAGGAGGAGCTATTGGAACAGGTTTATTCTTAGGCGTTGGTCAAGCGGCAATACTTGCGGGACCATCTGTTATTTTAGGTTATGCGATAGCAGGCTTAGTTGCATTTTTCATTATGCGACAGCTAGGTGAAATGGTTGTTGAAGAACCAATATCAGGAAGCTTCAGTTCGTTTGCAAATAAATACTGGGGGCCTTTTGCTGGCTTTGCCTCTGGCTGGAATTATTGGATTCTATATATTCTCGTCAGCATGGCAGAATTAACAGCTATTGGAAAATATGTGCAATTTTGGTGGCCAGAAATCCCTTTATGGGCATCCTCTTTATTCTTCTTCTTTATTATTAATGCCATCAATCTCGCTTCTGTAAAAGTATATGGAGAAACGGAGTTCTGGTTCTCGATCATCAAAGTATTGGCAATTATTGCGATGATAATATTCGGTTCCTACCTCCTACTCTCAGGAAATGGAGGCGATCGTGCAAGCGTCGCCAATCTATATAACGATGGTGGGTTTCTCCCGAAAGGATGGTTAGCGCTAGACGGCGCTGGAGGATATCAAGGATTACTCGCCGCGCTCGTCATAATTATGTTTTCATTCGGCGGTCTGGAACTGGTAGGTATCACTGCAGCTGAGGCTGAAAATCCTGAAAAGAATATCCCTAAGGCAACTAATCAAGTGTTGTGGCGTATCCTCGTGTTTTACGTTGGTGCTCTTTTTATATTATTCTCATTAATGCCTTGGCGGTCAATTTCCGCTGATACAAGTCCCTTTGTTGAAGTCTTTGCAACATTGAAAGGATTTGAATTCCATCTCTTTGGTAAAACATTCTACTTCACAACGATTATTGCGAATGCATTAAACGTTATTGTACTGACAGCGGCGCTATCAGTATATAACAGTTGTGTTTACAGTAATTCCAGAATGCTTTACGGGTTGGCAGAACAAGGAAATGCACCAAAATTCTTAAAAAAACTAAATAAAAACCACTCCCCTGTCAATGCAATATTAGTTTCAGCAGGAATCGTTGCGATTACTGTTGTGATCAATAAAGTAATTCCAAAGGAAGCCTTGGGAATCTTAATGTCACTTGTTGTATCCGCATTAATTATCAATTGGATTATGATTACGTTGACTCATATGTTCTTCCGCAAGAAGAAAGATCAGCAAGGTATTAAAACCAAATTCCCGACAATACTATATCCAATCAGTAATTATTTCAGTTTGGTATTCTTGGTTGGTGTCCTTGTGATGATGTGGTTCACAGGCTTAAAAATATCAGTTGAACTCATTCCTCTATGGCTAATTCTACTGTTTATTAGCTATAAGCTTGTCGAGAAAAACAAAAAGAAGACTTTAGAGACATAG
- a CDS encoding phosphatase PAP2 family protein — MLDKIIQFDQDFFLAINQGLSNPVFDWLLPILRNPYTWSPLYLFLIIFFIKHYGKVGVLIVACTLATFGISDATSSHLIKKTVKRVRPCNDVVFKNEINLRARCGSGYSFTSSHATNHFAMAFFWIVLFRRKWRHTLWLCILWAASISISQIYVGVHYPLDILCGAIVGMLIGLGTGYLFKRFFPKFFEPKNNIPPTIPA; from the coding sequence ATGTTAGATAAAATAATTCAATTCGATCAAGATTTCTTCTTAGCCATCAATCAAGGACTTAGCAACCCAGTCTTCGATTGGTTATTACCCATCTTGAGAAATCCGTATACTTGGTCTCCGCTATATTTATTCTTAATTATCTTTTTCATTAAACACTATGGGAAAGTTGGTGTATTAATCGTCGCATGTACTTTGGCGACGTTTGGAATCTCTGATGCCACCTCCTCACACCTGATTAAGAAAACGGTGAAACGAGTACGACCATGTAATGATGTCGTCTTTAAAAATGAAATTAATTTAAGAGCGCGTTGTGGATCAGGCTATAGTTTCACGTCATCTCATGCGACCAACCACTTTGCAATGGCCTTTTTCTGGATTGTATTATTCCGTAGAAAATGGCGCCATACTTTATGGTTATGTATTTTATGGGCGGCTTCTATATCCATTTCACAAATATACGTAGGCGTGCATTATCCGCTCGATATTCTCTGTGGTGCCATCGTTGGCATGCTCATAGGTTTAGGGACAGGCTACCTATTTAAACGTTTCTTTCCGAAATTTTTCGAACCCAAAAATAATATTCCACCAACAATACCTGCATGA
- the rpmA gene encoding 50S ribosomal protein L27 yields MAHKKGAGSSKNGRESHSKRLGIKIFGGQQAIAGNIIVRQRGTQHNPDANVGIGKDHTLYALIDGTVVFRKKANNKSYVSVLATEENN; encoded by the coding sequence ATGGCACACAAAAAAGGTGCGGGTAGTTCCAAGAACGGCCGTGAGTCACACAGTAAGAGATTAGGTATCAAGATTTTTGGAGGTCAACAAGCTATCGCTGGTAACATCATCGTTCGCCAACGTGGTACTCAACATAACCCAGATGCTAACGTAGGTATCGGTAAAGACCATACATTATACGCTTTAATTGACGGAACAGTTGTATTCCGTAAAAAAGCTAACAATAAATCTTACGTTTCTGTATTAGCTACAGAAGAGAATAACTAA